The window TCATAGGCGTGGAACACCAGATAGTCTTTGCCATCCCAGTGATAGGCGCTGTTATGGCCAAGGCCCGGCCAAGCCTTATTCCCCTTAAGGAATACGGTGCCGCCACCATCCGCCATGTCTTTGCCGCTTTTATCCAGATAAGGCCCGGTAATGACCTTGGAGCGGCCCACCGCCAGGTGGTAGGTGCTGTTGACGCCACGGCAGCAAAGCCCAAAGGAAACAAAGAGATAGTAGTAATCGTCATGCTTGAAGATAAAGGGCCCTTCAATCTCGCCGGGGCCGGCTTCGCTGTCAGGGGTAAAAGCGGGGCGCTTTTGCCGGGCCAGGGAATACCACTGCTGGGGCTCGGCGATTTTGGTGAGGCTTTTATCCAGTTTCACCAGCTTGATGCCGTCCCAGAACGAGCCGAAACTCATCCAGGGGGTGCCGTTATCGTCGAAGGCCACTTGCGGGTCGATGGCGTTCCATAGATCCCGGTGCGGCACCGATTGCAGCACGATGCCTTGGTCCTGCCAGCCATAGTCGGGGCTATGAATATCCAGGGTTTTAGTCACCGTCACACCGATGGCGGAGGTGTTTTTGCCAAAGGCCGACGCCGAGTAGTACAGGTAAAACTTGCCGTCATGGTGCACCACATCGGGCGCCCACAGGTGGCCGGCAAAGTTGGGAATGGCAGTGCGAGCCCAAGTGGGCTCGGGCTTGAATACCGGGCCGTCGAGGGTCCAGTGCACCATGTCTTTGGATTCATAGACGGTAATGCCGGGGCCGGTGGAGAACAGGTAATAGGTGTCACCGTCTTTGGCCATGGCCGGGTCGTGAATACTGACCTGCTGGGCACAGGCGCTGGCACCCAAGCCCAGCAGCAAAGCGGCGGCCAGGGAGCGGATAAGAGGGAGGCGGGGCTGCATAACATCTCCTGTTAATATTGTATTACTTTTAAATCACAGTGAGTCTACCTGTGTTACCGGCAATGGCAAGGCTGCCCGTTGCCTTAAGCGTCAACCCTCAAGGGGTTAAAAATGCCGCCATCGCCCCGAGAGCGCCAACAAAAAACACAGTAACTATCAGACTTAAAAGAAAAAGTAGAAATCCAGCAAGACTACTCAGCGGGACAATCAGGCAGGCTTGCGCCCCAAACCATTAAGTAATACGATACGACCTTACGTACACGTTAACAAAATCAACCCTACGCCATTACGACCCCGTAAAGCAGCATTTATACAAGGGATCGAATGGTTAAAACAACTTGGGGGAAGCGGTGTGAAAACCCAGAAACTGTCGGTACTGGAAAAGGTCGGCTTCGGGGCCGGTGACATGGCCGTGAACGTGGTGATGTCGTCGATGATGTTGATCATCACCTACTTTTATACCGACGTGTTCGGCATGAAGGCCTCGGATGTGGGCCTGTTGCTGCTGTTGGTGCGCTTTGTCGATGCCTTTACTGACCCGATGATGGGCATGATCACCGACCGCTACACCACCCGCTGGGGCCGCTACCGCCCTTACTTCCTGTTTGTGTCGGTGCCTTTTGGCATCGCGGTGTTTTTAACCTTCTCCACCCCCGATTGGGATTACAACGCCAAGCTGGTGTGGGCCTACGCCACCTATATTTTTGTGACCCTGATGTTTACCGCGGTCACCATTCCTTATATCTCCATCATCGGCGTACTGACCGACGACCCCAAAGAACGCCTCTCCGCCAACGGCTACCGGCTGTTTTTTGCCAAGATAGCGGCCTTTTTGGTGACCATCATCGTACCTATCCTGGCCGAGAGCTGGGGCGGTAAAGACCAGGTGGCCGCCGGTTACCAGGCCGCCATGGGCATCATGGCGCTGATGGCAACCTTGTTGTTTTTGTTCTGCTTTTTCACCACCACCGAGCGAGTTGAGCATAAGGTCGAGCACAAGCCATTCGGCCAGCAACTGCGGCTGCTGGTGAAGAACGACCAGTGGCTTATTCTCTGCGCGGTGTGCGTGGTGGGCACCATCGGTTATGTGGTGCGCGGCTCGGTGGCGGCCTATTACGCCAAGTATTACCTGGGCGGCGACGCCAAGATGATGTCGATGTTCCTGTCCACCGGGGTGGTGGCTGCCATCCTCGCCATGGTGGTGTCTACCTGGATCACCAAGCGCTTTTGCAAGGTAAAACTGTTTCGCATCAGCCAGATAGCGGTAGCCGCCATCTCCATCGTGATGTACTTCGCGGTGGGCCAAAACGACGTGGTGCTGGCCTTCGTGGTTTACTTTTTGCTGTCTTTGGTGGTGGATCTGCACGCCCCGGTGTTCTGGTCGGCCATTGCCGAAGCCGTGGACTACGGCCAGGCCAAAACCGGCAAGCGGGTGTCGGGCCTGGCATTTGGCGGCATCAGTTTTTGCCAGAAGGCCGGCATGGGCCTGGCGGGCTTTTTGGTGGGCTCGCTTTTGACCTACTTCAACTACCAGCCGGACCAAGCACAAAGCGGCTTTACCCTTAACGGTATCGCCCTGATGCTCTCCATTATCCCCGGCTTCTTCCACTTCCTGATGGGCGCCCTAATGTACCGCTACAAGATAACGGACAGCTTCTACCAGGAAATCAAAAAGGGCGTTTTGGAAGAGAGCGAGCCACAAGCGGTGGCCGCCCCTGTCGAGAACCGCCAGTTTATTAACGCCAAGTAAGTTTCGGAGCCGATGTGACCTTACTGACCCCTCTTATCGAGCAGCGTGCCGACCCTTTTATCTACAAGCACAGCGACGGCTACTACTACTTCACCGCCTCGGTGCCGGCCTATGACGGCATCGAGCTGCGCCGGGCCAAGACCATTGCTGGCCTCAAAGACGCCGAAACGGTGATGGTGTGGCATAAGCCGGATACCGGCCCCTATTCGGATTTGATTTGGGCGCCGGAAATCCACTTTAACCAAGGCGCCTGGTACGTCTATTTTGCCGCCGCCCCCAGCCGGGAAATCAAAGACGCTCTCTTCCAGCACCGCATGTATGTTATTCGCTGCGAAGATGCCAACCCGCTGACCGGCACCTGGGAATTTCTGGGCCAAATCGATACCGGCATCGACACCTTCTGCCTGGACGCCACCACTTTTAGCCACCAGGGCCAGCTCTATTACCTGTGGGCCCAGAAGGCCAACGACATCCCCGGCAACTCCAACCTGTATATCGCCAAGATGGACAAACCCTGGGCCATTGCCAGCGAGCCGGTACTGCTGACGGTGCCTGAATTCGAATGGGAATGCCGCGGCTTTATGGTTAACGAAGGGCCGGCGGTGCTGCACCGCAATGGCAAGTTCTTCATTACCTATTCGGCCAGCGCCACCGACGAGAACTACGCCATGGGCCTGCTGTGGGCCGATGAAAACAGTAACCTGTTAGACCCTAAGAGCTGGACCAAGTCCCAAACCCCGGTGCTGGGCAGCGCCATTGAGCACAACATTTTCGGCCCCGGCCACAACAGCTTTACCGTTAGTGAAGACGGCCAGACCGATCTGTTGGTCTACCACGCCCGCACCTACACCGAGATTGAAGGCGACCCCCTGTGGGACCCGAACCGCCACACCTTCGTCAAGCCGCTGCGCTGGGATGAAAACGGCATGCCCGTTTTCGGCAGCGCCGCCATCGCTGACTGACCCGAGCACGACTCATTTCCCCGCCCTTGTGGCGGGGCTTTTTTTGAGGTTCGCCATGAGAAAACTGCTACTGGCGCTGGCCCTTGCCCCTGTTTTTGCCAATGCCGCCCCCGTTACCACCCTGCCCTTGCAAGATGTGCGGCTGCTGCCGAGCCCCTTTAAAACCGCCGAAGACACCAACCGCCATTACCTGATGGAGCTGGACGCCGACCGCCTCTTGGCGCCTTACCGGCGTGAAGCTGGCCTGCCGGTGTCCAAACCCAGTTATGGCAACTGGGAGGCAGAAGGCCTGGGCGGCCACATGGGCGGCCATTATCTCAGTGCACTGTCGCTGATGTACGCCTCTACCGGCGACAAGGCTATTCTTGCGCGCCTCAATTACATGGTGGCCGAGCTGAAAAAATGCCAGGGGCAAATCGGCAGCGGTTATCTGGGCGGCGTGCCTGGCGGCATCGCCATGTGGCAGCAAATTCATGACGGCGACATTCGCGCCGACCTTTTTACCCTCAATGACAAATGGGTGCCCTGGTATAACCTGCACAAGCTCTTTGCCGGGCTGCGCGACGCTTACCAATACACCGGCAATAAAGACGCCCTGGCGATGCTGATAAAGCTCAGCGACTGGGCCGGCTGGCTGACCGAAAACCTCAGCGACGCCCAAGTCCAGCAGATGCTGGTGACCGAGCACGGCGGCATGAACGAGATTTTTGCCGACCTTTTTGCCATTACCGGCCAGCAAAAGTACCTGACATTAGCGCGCCGCTTCTCGCAAAAGACCATCCTCGAGCCTTTGGAGCGCCGCCAAGACAAACTCGACGGCCTGCACGCCAACACCCAGATCCCCAAGGTGATTGGTTATGAGCGGATAGGTGAGGTGTCAGGAGACAGCCGCTACAGCGACGCGGCCTATTACTTTTGGCATGAAGTGGTGGACAAGCGCAGCGTGTCCATCGGCGGCAACAGCGTGCGCGAGCACTTCAATCCCAAAGACGACTTTTCCAGCATGATTGAGGATGTGGAAGGCCCCGAGAGCTGCAACACCTATAACATGCTCAAACTCGCCAGATTTTTGTATCAGCGCAAAGGCTGCACCGAGTACGTGCGCTACTACGAGCGGGCCATCTACAACCAGATGCTCTCCACCCAGCACCCCCACGACGGCGGCTTGGTGTACTTCACCCCCATGCGCCCCGAGCATTACCGGGTGTATTCCAAGGTGGACGAAGCAATGTGGTGCTGCGTTGGCTCCGGCATCGAAACCCACAGTAAATACGGCGCCATGATCTACGCCGGCGACGCCGACAGTCTGTACGTGAACCTCTTTATTCCCTCCAAGCTCAACTGGCGCGAGGGCGGCGTGCAATTGCGCCTTAACACCCACTTCCCTGACGACGACAAAGTGGATATCCGCATTGAGGCCGACACCACCAAGGCGCTCAAGCTCCGTTACCCCACCTGGGTCAAAGCCGGCGCGCTGCGGCTAACCGTCAACGGTAAAGTGCAAACCGTGGCAGCGAAGCCTGGCTCCTACCTCACCTTAAAAGGCCCCTTTAAAAAGGGTGACAGCATCCAGCTGGTGCTGCCGATGCACCTTAAGCTAGAGCAGCTGCCGGACAAATCCAACTATTACTCGGTGCTTTACGGGCCCATCGTGCTGGCCGCCAAGGTCAACCCTTATCCCAAGGAAAAACGCCGTATCTTTGCCGACGACTCGCGCATGGGCCACATCG is drawn from Gallaecimonas pentaromativorans and contains these coding sequences:
- a CDS encoding arabinan endo-1,5-alpha-L-arabinosidase, with protein sequence MQPRLPLIRSLAAALLLGLGASACAQQVSIHDPAMAKDGDTYYLFSTGPGITVYESKDMVHWTLDGPVFKPEPTWARTAIPNFAGHLWAPDVVHHDGKFYLYYSASAFGKNTSAIGVTVTKTLDIHSPDYGWQDQGIVLQSVPHRDLWNAIDPQVAFDDNGTPWMSFGSFWDGIKLVKLDKSLTKIAEPQQWYSLARQKRPAFTPDSEAGPGEIEGPFIFKHDDYYYLFVSFGLCCRGVNSTYHLAVGRSKVITGPYLDKSGKDMADGGGTVFLKGNKAWPGLGHNSAYHWDGKDYLVFHAYEAADNGLQKLKIAPIEWQDGWPTVDPKVLDSFKSQLEP
- a CDS encoding MFS transporter; translation: MKTQKLSVLEKVGFGAGDMAVNVVMSSMMLIITYFYTDVFGMKASDVGLLLLLVRFVDAFTDPMMGMITDRYTTRWGRYRPYFLFVSVPFGIAVFLTFSTPDWDYNAKLVWAYATYIFVTLMFTAVTIPYISIIGVLTDDPKERLSANGYRLFFAKIAAFLVTIIVPILAESWGGKDQVAAGYQAAMGIMALMATLLFLFCFFTTTERVEHKVEHKPFGQQLRLLVKNDQWLILCAVCVVGTIGYVVRGSVAAYYAKYYLGGDAKMMSMFLSTGVVAAILAMVVSTWITKRFCKVKLFRISQIAVAAISIVMYFAVGQNDVVLAFVVYFLLSLVVDLHAPVFWSAIAEAVDYGQAKTGKRVSGLAFGGISFCQKAGMGLAGFLVGSLLTYFNYQPDQAQSGFTLNGIALMLSIIPGFFHFLMGALMYRYKITDSFYQEIKKGVLEESEPQAVAAPVENRQFINAK
- a CDS encoding family 43 glycosylhydrolase, whose translation is MTLLTPLIEQRADPFIYKHSDGYYYFTASVPAYDGIELRRAKTIAGLKDAETVMVWHKPDTGPYSDLIWAPEIHFNQGAWYVYFAAAPSREIKDALFQHRMYVIRCEDANPLTGTWEFLGQIDTGIDTFCLDATTFSHQGQLYYLWAQKANDIPGNSNLYIAKMDKPWAIASEPVLLTVPEFEWECRGFMVNEGPAVLHRNGKFFITYSASATDENYAMGLLWADENSNLLDPKSWTKSQTPVLGSAIEHNIFGPGHNSFTVSEDGQTDLLVYHARTYTEIEGDPLWDPNRHTFVKPLRWDENGMPVFGSAAIAD
- a CDS encoding glycoside hydrolase family 127 protein, producing MRKLLLALALAPVFANAAPVTTLPLQDVRLLPSPFKTAEDTNRHYLMELDADRLLAPYRREAGLPVSKPSYGNWEAEGLGGHMGGHYLSALSLMYASTGDKAILARLNYMVAELKKCQGQIGSGYLGGVPGGIAMWQQIHDGDIRADLFTLNDKWVPWYNLHKLFAGLRDAYQYTGNKDALAMLIKLSDWAGWLTENLSDAQVQQMLVTEHGGMNEIFADLFAITGQQKYLTLARRFSQKTILEPLERRQDKLDGLHANTQIPKVIGYERIGEVSGDSRYSDAAYYFWHEVVDKRSVSIGGNSVREHFNPKDDFSSMIEDVEGPESCNTYNMLKLARFLYQRKGCTEYVRYYERAIYNQMLSTQHPHDGGLVYFTPMRPEHYRVYSKVDEAMWCCVGSGIETHSKYGAMIYAGDADSLYVNLFIPSKLNWREGGVQLRLNTHFPDDDKVDIRIEADTTKALKLRYPTWVKAGALRLTVNGKVQTVAAKPGSYLTLKGPFKKGDSIQLVLPMHLKLEQLPDKSNYYSVLYGPIVLAAKVNPYPKEKRRIFADDSRMGHIADGQKFPLEEAPMFVAPSTDFLGHFKKVPGKLAFTTQDLIYPKKDGPETLEPFFRIHDSRYIVYWPYSTPAGLADIKAKQKAKEAAKEALANITVDAIAPGEQQPEADHYFQGEGSRAGVNMERHWRDATGWFSYRLNNPEHQAKTLRLTFFGLDANRQFKVLLDGKPLADISLDGSHGPGFFTTDFALPDWAQQQAHMRLRFEAAPGSIAGGLYGIRLLSQ